In Strigops habroptila isolate Jane chromosome 2, bStrHab1.2.pri, whole genome shotgun sequence, one genomic interval encodes:
- the RGCC gene encoding regulator of cell cycle RGCC, translating to MKSPQGQRPAGQALAEDGGGGLAEALGEFDTVLAEFSCPAGRRRFHYGEHLERMKRRSSASVSDGSGLSDSESADSLYRNSFSLSDEKLNSPTTSTPSLPSPSVTPCKAKLGDTKELEDFIADLDRTLASM from the exons ATGAAGTCACCTCAGGGGCAGCGGCCGGCGGGTCAAG CGCTGGCGGAGGACGGCGGCGGGGGCCTGGCGGAGGCGCTGGGGGAGTTCGACACGGTGCTGGCGGAGTTCTCCTGCCCCGCCGGCCGGCGCCGCTTCCACTACGGCGAGCACCTGGAGCGCATGAAGCGGCGGAGCAGCGCCAGCGTCAGCGACGGCAGCGGCCTCAGCGACTCCGAGA GTGCAGATTCACTCTACAGAAATAGTTTCAGCCTCAGTGATGAAAAGCTCAACTCTCCAACTACATCTACTCCAAGCTTGCCATCTCCATCAGTAACTCCATGTAAAG CAAAGCTTGGAGACACAAAAGAACTGGAAGACTTCATTGCTGATCTTGACAGGACACTAGCAA gcATGTGA